The genomic window ATCCAATTTGTATCGAAAGCTTCTTTAATAAAGCCTTTTTCATACCCTTGTTCACTCATGTGAGGTGATGCTAATAAGATTCTATCCATAATTTTATCCTCCTAAAACTATTTTAAAATAAACCAAACCACTTCTTATGAGGTTTTTCTGGCTCTATCGGTTTCCTTTTTTTCACTGGATCTCCGTTAAAGATATCTCGTGCGTTGTCTTTAATGTATTGGACAGCTTCTTGTCCGTATTCTTTCTCTAACCGCTTAAAGGCAACTTGCACATTCATCGGTCTGTGCTTCATATGATGGACATCAGAAGCTAATATGTGAGCTAGATTATGTTGAATCATTTGTTGACTGTTCGCGACCAGTGTCTCACCATAGTAACCTGAATAACTTGATGTTGTAATTTGCGATAAACACCCCATCTGGACTAGTTCATACAACAGATGTAGATTACTGGATAACTCATGGTTTCTTTCAGGGTGCGCAATCACAGGGGTAATACCGTCATCGATTAATTCTTGTAAGACTTGCTTGGCATTGGAAGGTACTCTGTCTGAAGGAAACTCAATCAGATAATACTTTCCAGCTGCATCTAGCGATAATAATTCCCCATTATACAAATCATCCAGGAACTTGTCGGTTAGACGAATTTCCTGGGAAGCATAGACTTTTAGATTCACGTTAGCTTGGTTATATGCTTCTTGAAGAGCATTCGCTGCTCCAAGTACATCTGTCTTATAATTAATATACTTACCATTACGGTGATGAGGGGTTAGAACCATATGTTCCACACCTTCATCAACCGCTTGCCTGGCTAGTTCAATGGATTGTTCGATGGTTTGAGCCCCATCATCCACACCAGGAATCAGATGAGAATGTAAGTCGATGATCATGCTTCTTCGTCCTCTAAACCATAGGCATAGTAGCCATAACCTTTACCATCTTCAAACGGAACATTATTCAAGATAACCCCAAGTATATTCGCATTCACATTCTCTAAAGCTTGTTTCGCTTCTCTGACTTGATCCTTACGTGCGTAATCTTGACGTACGACCATAATCACACCATCTACACGTGACGAAATAATTTGTGCATCTGTAACAGAGTTGACTGGAGGCGTATCATAAATGACCATATCAAAGTTCTCACCCAATTCTTCCATTAATGCCGACATCTGCGGTGACGCAATCAACTCCGCTGGGTTGGGCGGAATCGGTCCTGATGGTAAGAAGTACAATCCTAACTCTTTAGACTTTTGAACCACTTGATTAAACTTTAATTCTTGATTCGCTAGTAAAGTCGTTAAGCCTTGCTCATTATTCAACTTGAATGTTCTATGAACCGTCGGTTTACGTAAGTCACTATCTACAATCAAGACATTACGACCCGTTTGTCCCATCGTATAACCTAAGTTGGCAGATGTTGTTGACTTCCCTTCCATCGGCATACTTGACGTAATCGCAATTGACTTGACTTGGTTACCGACTTGAGCAAATTCTAAGTTCGTCCGAAGGGTACGGTATTGTTCTGAGATGATTGACTTAGGTTCATAATACGTCACTAAAG from Aerococcaceae bacterium DSM 111021 includes these protein-coding regions:
- a CDS encoding CpsD/CapB family tyrosine-protein kinase, coding for MFGLGKNKYKRSEKEQRLGAPLVTYYEPKSIISEQYRTLRTNLEFAQVGNQVKSIAITSSMPMEGKSTTSANLGYTMGQTGRNVLIVDSDLRKPTVHRTFKLNNEQGLTTLLANQELKFNQVVQKSKELGLYFLPSGPIPPNPAELIASPQMSALMEELGENFDMVIYDTPPVNSVTDAQIISSRVDGVIMVVRQDYARKDQVREAKQALENVNANILGVILNNVPFEDGKGYGYYAYGLEDEEA